The following coding sequences lie in one Musa acuminata AAA Group cultivar baxijiao chromosome BXJ3-1, Cavendish_Baxijiao_AAA, whole genome shotgun sequence genomic window:
- the LOC135628562 gene encoding probable E3 ubiquitin-protein ligase XBOS33: protein MLYIAEEILSPYLSPSEPMGNCLWCSASGKRLMTAARDGDVEEARMLLEMRPGLAKYSTFGGLSSPLHVAASGGHSEIAMMLLEYGADVNSRNIYGRTPLMEACNNGYWEVVQTLLLYKCNVSRAEYLNGWTALHFAAQGGHIPCIRLLAADFAPAVPDAATNSSEDETQRNLPNSSYDQHSLSGFIKKTAKCGITALHLAALNGNVDCVHLLLDLHADVSATAISQNTSSAASIGAGSTPLHYAAYSGNLKCCQILLARGASRSAVNGHGWLPVDVARIYGCNELVPVLKPNSNQTIPVFPTSCLSLPLISILKIAREYGLHSSTVPSDDSDLCAVCLENTCAVAAEGCGHEFCTRCTLSLSSTCSLAPEMSAPPGSIPCPLCREGIVAFVRLPTLLVKDPSLKGNSDSHSQNPSAIAIRSEFCKKQSAVVPSEAIGPISCPPHIPPAISSCSRHQHPGRAEKTSCSTSVHNGSL, encoded by the exons ATGCTATATATTGCTGAAGAGATTCTCTCACCCTATCTATCTCCGTCTGAGCCGATGGGGAACTGTTTGTGGTGCTCCGCCTCGGGGAAGCGACTGATGACGGCAGCCAGGGATGGCGACGTAGAGGAAGCTCGGATGCTGCTGGAGATGAGACCAGGCCTGGCCAAATACAGCACCTTCGGCGGCCTCAGCTCGCCGTTGCACGTAGCTGCCTCCGGAGGCCATTCTGAG ATTGCTATGATGTTGCTGGAGTATGGAGCAGATGTGAACTCCAGGAACATCTATGGACGG ACTCCTTTGATGGAAGCATGCAACAATGGCTACTGGGAGGTGGTGCAGACATTGCTGCTGTATAAATGCaat GTTTCAAGAGCAGAGTACCTGAATGGCTGGACAGCACTGCACTTTGCAGCTCAAGGTGGACACATACCATGCATCAGGCTACTGGCTGCAGACTTTGCACCTGCTGTTCCTGATGCAGCGACCAattcttcagaggatgaaacacaGAGAAACCTCCCTAATTCTTCCTATGATCAGCA CTCACTCTCTGGATTTATCAAGAAGACTGCCAAATGTGGCATAACAGCCCTGCATTTGGCAGCATTAAATGGAAATGTTGATTGCGTTCATCTACTGCTTGATCTACACGCTGATGTCTCAGCCACGGCCATCTCACAAAACACTTCATCGGCAGCCTCTATAG GAGCTGGAAGCACTCCTTTGCATTATGCAGCATATAGTGGAAACCTAAAGTGTTGCCAG ATTCTTCTTGCTAGAGGAGCCAGCAGATCAGCAGTGAATGGCCATGG GTGGCTCCCAGTTGATGTTGCTAGGATATATGGATGTAATGAGCTTGTGCCAGTACTAAAACCTAATTCTAATCAGACGATACCTGTCTTTCCTACAAGTTGTCTTTCCCTCCCTCTTATAAGTATTCTGAAAATTGCAAG AGAGTATGGATTGCATTCTTCAACTGTTCCTTCTGATGATAGCGATCTCTGTGCTGTTTGTCTAGAGAACACATGTGCTGTAGCCGCTGAAG GTTGTGGTCATGAATTCTGCACGAGATGCACGCTCTCTCTTTCCTCAACATGCAGTCTGGCACCCGAGATGTCTGCACCACCTGGTTCAATTCCATGCCCCCTCTGTCGAGAAGGAATCGTGGCTTTCGTAAGGTTGCCTACTCTTCTGGTGAAGGATCCCAGTCTCAAAGGCAATAGCGACTCTCACAGCCAGAATCCATCTGCAATTGCCATCAGATCCGAGTTCTGTAAGAAACAGTCTGCAGTGGTTCCCTCAGAAGCCATTGGTCCGATCTCTTGTCCCCCACACATTCCTCCCGCTATTTCATCCTGTTCGAGGCATCAACATCCTGGCAGAGCAGAGAAAACAAGCTGCTCGACGTCAGTTCACAACGGTAGCTTGTAG
- the LOC135629585 gene encoding E3 ubiquitin-protein ligase At1g12760-like, which produces MWWRSSLNPVLVGGGGASIDPSPLVAGGDDRVRLRGGGPRRPSLRGAARFLRRAGSRRGMREPSLLVREAAAEQLQERQSGWAQSRPIVFLDALWNLAFVAAAGGVLVLSRDETPSMPLRLWIGGYALQCVLHIICVSVQFQQRLLQRGVEERARWGRASSGRPSPMEMVEARGYDAEQGHHEETTGVAKYLESANTMFSFLWWIIGFYWVSAGGQALTRDAPQLYWLCIVFLAFDVFFIIFCVALACVIGIAVCCCLPCIIAILYAVADQQEGASDEDIHQLPKYKFRRISNSEKLGAGAQRPVGGSMIECDTDSPIEHVLSAENVECCICLSAYDDGVELRELPCKHHFHRACVDKWLFINATCPLCKHNIAKITNQGGEEV; this is translated from the exons ATGTGGTGGAGAAGTTCCTTGAATCCCGTTCTCGTCGGTGGTGGAGGGGCGTCCATCGACCCATCCCCCCTCGTGGCCGGCGGGGACGACCGCGTCCGCCTCCGGGGCGGTGGACCCCGGCGGCCCAGCCTCCGCGGCGCGGCCCGGTTCCTCCGCCGGGCTGGCAGCCGGCGCGGCATGCGGGAGCCGTCGCTGCTGGTGCGGGAGGCCGCGGCGGAGCAGCTGCAGGAGCGGCAGAGCGGGTGGGCTCAGTCGCGGCCCATCGTGTTCCTCGACGCCCTCTGGAATTTGGCGTTCGTCGCCGCGGCGGGCGGTGTCCTAGTCCTGAGCCGGGACGAGACGCCGTCGATGCCGCTGAGGTTGTGGATCGGGGGGTATGCCCTTCAGTGCGTGCTCCACATTATCTGCGTCAGCGTTCAGTTCCAGCAGAGGCTTTTGCAGCGGGGCGTGGAGGAGAGGGCAAGGTGGGGTCGGGCGAGTTCGGGACGGCCTTCTCCAATGGAGATGGTGGAAGCTAGGGGTTATGATGCTGAGCAGGGTCATCATGAGGAGACGACCGG TGTTGCTAAATATCTGGAGTCAGCAAACACTATGTTCTCATTCTTATGGTGGATAATTGGATTTTACTGGGTTTCGGCTGGAGGTCAAGCATTGACACGTGATGCACCACAGCTATATTG gcttTGCATAGTTTTCCTGGCATTTGATGTGTTCTTTATCATTTTTTGTGTTGCTCTGGCGTGTGTCATTGGCATTGCTGTTTGCTGTTGCCTACCATGTATCATCGCAATTCTTTATGCTGTCGCAGATCAG CAAGAAGGTGCATCTGATGAAGATATCCACCAACTTCCCAAATACAAATTCCGAAGGATTAGCAATTCTGAAAAACTTGGTGCTGGAGCACAAAGACCCGTAGGTGGAAGTATGATCGAGTGTGACACTGATTCACCTATTGAGCATGTTCTATCAGCAGAAAATGTG GAGTGCTGCATCTGCCTCTCGGCCTATGATGATGGGGTGGAGCTGCGGGAACTCCCCTGCAAACACCATTTCCACCGTGCCTGCGTGGACAAATGGCTCTTCATCAATGCTACTTGCCCCCTCTGCAAGCACAACATCGCCAAGATCACCAACCAAGGAGGGGAGGAGGTTTAG